A region from the Vicia villosa cultivar HV-30 ecotype Madison, WI linkage group LG3, Vvil1.0, whole genome shotgun sequence genome encodes:
- the LOC131657459 gene encoding uncharacterized protein LOC131657459, which produces MAEARFGEQTASKWVLSIQSYLWQGSAHTGPALTPVEVLVAIHGIVPEKDGLALKKITDACSACFEQRTVFTQQVLAKALNQMVDQTPLPLLFMRTVIQAVDAFPALVDFVMEILSKLVTKQVWRMPKLWVGFLKCIYQTQPRSFQVLLQLPPQQLESALNRHANLRAPLASYANQSTVKSSISRSTLVVLGLANETHVQQHLSASLHHSEKGASVSGATLT; this is translated from the exons ATGGCGGAGGCTAGATTTGGTGAGcaaacgg ccTCTAAATGGGTGCTAAGTATTCAAAGCTATTTATGGCAGGGTTCAGCTCATACAGGCCCAGCTTTAACACCTGTAGAAGTGTTGGTTGCAATCCATGGAATTGTTCCCGAGAAAGATGGTCTTGCACTTAAGAAG ATAACAGATGCTTGCTCGGCTTGTTTTGAACAACGTACAGTGTTCACTCAGCAGGTTCTGGCCAAGGCATTGAATCAGATG GTTGATCAAACACCGTTGCCCCTGCTTTTTATGAGAACAGTTATTCAGGCAGTTGATGCTTTCCCTGCACTG GTTGATTTTGTTATGGAGATACTCTCAAAACTTGTGACCAAACAG GTGTGGCGTATGCCAAAACTTTGGGTTGGTTTCTTAAAATGTATATATCAGACGCAGCCACGTTCTTTTCAAGTATTGTTGCAG TTGCCACCTCAACAACTGGAAAGTGCACTCAACAGGCATGCTAATCTCAGAGCGCCCCTTGCTTCTTATGCCAACCAATCAACTGTAAAATCTTCAATTAGTAG ATCAACTTTAGTTGTTCTTGGTCTTGCAAATGAAACACATGTGCAGCAACATTTATCAGCATCATTGCACCATTCCGAGAAGGGTGCTTCAGTTAGTGGGGCAACTCTGACATGA